A single region of the Streptomyces sp. NBC_01803 genome encodes:
- a CDS encoding DUF3224 domain-containing protein: MPGSGPSDGPSDGPRLLRAEITRSFAGGFTTVDGSAASRLPSVPAEPPDRGAYRVPPRSVALLAALGEAGKSTAVLLMCQSDDENAGSVASDHLTGTLDGRTGGFAVHRAGVVDDGVPRITLGAIVPGSGSGEPAGTRGAFVLTREESGQHVFSVAYTLPESAGSA; encoded by the coding sequence ATGCCCGGCTCCGGGCCGTCCGACGGGCCGTCCGACGGCCCCCGGCTGCTGCGCGCCGAGATCACCCGCTCGTTCGCCGGGGGCTTCACCACGGTCGACGGCTCGGCGGCCAGCCGGTTGCCGTCCGTACCGGCTGAGCCTCCAGACCGAGGTGCGTACCGCGTACCACCACGATCCGTCGCTCTCCTGGCAGCGCTGGGCGAGGCCGGGAAGAGCACGGCGGTCCTGCTGATGTGCCAGTCCGACGACGAGAACGCGGGCTCTGTCGCCTCGGACCACCTGACCGGCACCCTCGACGGCCGCACCGGCGGCTTCGCCGTCCACCGCGCCGGGGTGGTCGACGACGGCGTCCCGCGCATCACCCTAGGCGCCATCGTCCCGGGCTCCGGGAGCGGCGAGCCGGCCGGGACACGGGGCGCGTTCGTCCTGACCCGCGAGGAGAGCGGGCAGCACGTCTTCAGCGTCGCCTACACGCTGCCCGAGTCCGCCGGGAGCGCGTAG
- a CDS encoding exodeoxyribonuclease III — protein sequence MLTVTSVNVNGLRAAAKKGYLGWLAGAQADVVCLQEVRAEEDQLPDEVRAPGGWHAVYAPAAARGRAGVALLTRRAPEAVRVGFGTAEFDGAGRYLEADLPGVTVASLYLPSGEVGTERQAEKERFMAAFLPYLTDLRRRAAAGGREVLVCGDWNIAHREADLKNWRANRGSSGFLPEERAWLTRAFDPADGGYRDVVRSLYPADEYGPYTWWSYRGRAFDNDTGWRIDYHVATPGLADRALKAEVERAPSHPERWSDHAPVTVVYDL from the coding sequence GTGCTGACCGTGACAAGCGTGAACGTCAATGGCCTGCGGGCCGCCGCCAAGAAGGGCTACCTGGGCTGGCTGGCCGGCGCGCAGGCCGATGTCGTGTGCCTGCAGGAGGTGCGGGCCGAGGAGGACCAACTCCCGGACGAGGTGCGCGCCCCGGGCGGCTGGCACGCGGTCTACGCGCCGGCCGCCGCGCGGGGGCGGGCGGGCGTGGCGTTGCTCACCCGGCGGGCGCCGGAGGCGGTCCGGGTCGGGTTCGGCACGGCCGAGTTCGACGGCGCGGGCCGGTACCTGGAGGCGGATCTGCCCGGGGTGACCGTGGCCAGCCTCTACCTCCCGTCCGGTGAGGTGGGCACCGAGCGGCAGGCCGAGAAGGAGCGTTTCATGGCCGCCTTCCTCCCCTACCTGACGGACCTGCGCCGCCGGGCCGCCGCGGGCGGCCGGGAGGTGCTGGTCTGCGGCGACTGGAACATCGCCCACCGCGAGGCCGACCTGAAGAACTGGCGGGCCAACCGCGGCAGCTCCGGCTTCCTCCCGGAGGAGCGCGCCTGGCTGACCCGGGCCTTCGACCCGGCGGACGGCGGCTACCGGGACGTGGTCCGCTCCCTGTATCCCGCCGACGAGTACGGCCCCTACACGTGGTGGTCCTACCGGGGCCGCGCGTTCGACAACGACACGGGCTGGCGCATCGACTACCACGTGGCGACGCCCGGCCTCGCGGACCGCGCCCTGAAGGCCGAGGTCGAGCGGGCCCCGAGCCACCCGGAGCGCTGGTCCGACCACGCGCCGGTGACCGTGGTCTACGACCTGTGA
- a CDS encoding GNAT family N-acetyltransferase, with translation MNLGTTLVIARFDHPDAVKLNDIVQAEYVERYGDGDATPLDPAMFDPPHGLYLMAYDAAGRPVATGGWRARSAAGEGYADGDAEVKRMFVVREARGQGLARRVLARLEETARAAGRVRMVLETGLMQPEAIALYESSGYLPVPDGGKFGHYRHAANSRCFTKLL, from the coding sequence ATGAATCTCGGCACGACCCTCGTGATCGCGCGCTTCGACCATCCGGACGCGGTCAAGCTCAACGACATCGTCCAGGCCGAGTACGTGGAGCGCTATGGCGACGGCGACGCCACCCCCCTCGACCCGGCGATGTTCGATCCGCCGCACGGCCTGTACCTGATGGCCTACGACGCGGCCGGCCGCCCGGTGGCCACCGGCGGCTGGCGGGCCCGGAGCGCGGCGGGTGAGGGCTACGCGGACGGCGATGCCGAGGTCAAGCGGATGTTCGTGGTCCGCGAGGCGCGGGGTCAGGGACTGGCCCGCCGCGTCCTGGCCCGGCTGGAGGAGACGGCCCGCGCGGCGGGCCGCGTCCGCATGGTGCTGGAGACCGGCTTGATGCAGCCCGAGGCGATCGCCCTCTACGAGAGCAGCGGCTACCTCCCGGTCCCGGACGGCGGGAAGTTCGGCCACTACCGCCACGCCGCGAACAGCCGCTGCTTCACCAAGCTCCTCTGA
- a CDS encoding helix-turn-helix domain-containing protein: MAVRKSDPDRRPNARKMLMRELARLREEAGWSLAQLAEKVRFDRSYLHKLETGARLGDLPTVKALDEVYGTGTLLQLLWTLARQDAFADKYKRFMQLEGQANVRYEYTPSTVPGLLQTEEYARELLAAGRPEDEHELEEKVSVRISRQDILRQDDPPYYRAILDEAVLRRPTTDPAAWHRQLTHLADQAAQPRTTIQVLPLSAGLHDLLGGSLTILWMPNGTSIAYIESSRNGDLYENATDVEKLKLSFDLLRDMALSPEESLQFIRALLAETAEPPPA; the protein is encoded by the coding sequence ATGGCCGTACGCAAGTCCGACCCCGACCGCAGGCCGAACGCCAGGAAGATGCTGATGCGCGAGCTGGCGCGGCTGCGGGAGGAGGCCGGCTGGTCGCTGGCCCAACTCGCCGAGAAGGTGCGCTTCGACCGGAGCTATCTGCACAAGCTGGAGACGGGCGCGCGGCTGGGCGACCTGCCGACGGTCAAGGCGCTGGACGAGGTGTACGGCACGGGCACCCTGCTCCAACTGCTGTGGACCCTGGCCCGCCAGGACGCCTTCGCGGACAAGTACAAACGCTTCATGCAGTTGGAGGGCCAGGCCAACGTCCGCTACGAGTACACCCCCAGCACCGTGCCCGGCCTGCTCCAGACCGAGGAGTACGCCCGCGAGCTGCTGGCCGCCGGTCGCCCCGAGGACGAGCACGAGCTGGAGGAGAAGGTCTCCGTCCGCATCAGCCGCCAGGACATCCTGCGCCAGGACGATCCGCCCTACTACCGCGCGATCCTGGACGAGGCGGTCCTGCGCAGACCCACCACCGACCCGGCGGCCTGGCACCGCCAGCTGACCCACCTGGCCGACCAGGCGGCCCAGCCCCGGACCACGATCCAGGTCCTCCCCCTGTCGGCGGGTCTGCACGACCTGCTGGGCGGCTCGCTCACGATCCTGTGGATGCCGAACGGCACGTCGATCGCCTACATCGAAAGCAGCAGGAACGGCGACCTGTACGAGAACGCGACGGACGTCGAGAAGCTGAAGCTCTCCTTCGACCTGCTCCGCGACATGGCTCTGTCCCCCGAGGAGTCCCTCCAGTTCATCCGCGCCCTGCTGGCGGAGACCGCCGAGCCGCCCCCGGCCTGA
- a CDS encoding transposase: MPGPTGSGRPSARTKRRLIDGIRWRVRVGAPWRDVPDRYGSWRAVYALFRRWRPAGAGARIVTAPRTRRTRPDGSPGTSPRTQRSPGHTSTPPATPARPRCGGSPGGPSRAASRWRSAAGRPRVARSTPCRP, translated from the coding sequence TTGCCGGGACCCACGGGGTCGGGTCGGCCGTCGGCGCGGACGAAACGGCGGCTCATCGACGGGATCAGGTGGCGGGTGCGGGTCGGTGCGCCCTGGCGGGACGTTCCGGACCGCTACGGCTCCTGGCGGGCGGTGTATGCGCTGTTCCGGCGGTGGCGGCCGGCCGGGGCAGGGGCGCGGATCGTCACCGCCCCGCGAACCCGGCGGACCCGGCCGGACGGATCACCTGGGACGTCGCCGCGGACTCAACGATCGCCCGGGCACACCAGCACGCCGCCGGCTACGCCAGCCCGCCCGCGCTGCGGCGGTTCACCTGGCGGACCTTCTCGCGCAGCAAGTCGCTGGCGTTCAGCGGCTGGACGGCCTCGGGTCGCACGTTCCACGCCGTGCCGCCCCTGA
- a CDS encoding VOC family protein — protein MACRISELVLGCRDPEALARFWCEVLDFVVLDREDDGTVEIGPREGFGGPQPTIILSRRDEPEKGKSRLHIDVNATDRDQDAELERLLKLGARPADIGQTGEEQWHVLADPEGNEFCLLKARLDPL, from the coding sequence ATGGCATGTCGTATCAGTGAGCTTGTGCTCGGTTGCCGCGACCCTGAGGCGCTGGCGCGGTTCTGGTGCGAGGTCCTGGACTTCGTCGTGCTCGATCGCGAGGACGACGGCACGGTGGAGATCGGGCCGCGCGAAGGGTTCGGCGGTCCGCAGCCGACGATCATCCTCAGCCGCAGGGATGAGCCGGAGAAGGGGAAATCCCGGCTGCACATCGACGTCAACGCCACCGACCGCGATCAGGACGCCGAGCTCGAACGCCTTCTGAAGCTCGGTGCTCGCCCGGCCGACATCGGCCAGACAGGGGAGGAGCAGTGGCACGTCCTGGCTGACCCCGAAGGCAATGAGTTCTGCCTGCTCAAGGCCCGCCTCGACCCACTCTGA